The Pseudomonas fulva 12-X sequence AAGGCAGCCCGCAGAATGCGGTGACCGCCATCCCGATCCTGCCCTGGCCGAAGGGCAGCTGAGTCGGCGGCGTTCGCCGCCTTTGCTCAGATCTTGAAGCGTGTCACCAGTGCATTGAGGTCTACGGCCAGGCGCGACAGCTCCTGGCTGGAGGCGCTGGTCTGGTTAGCGCCGGCCGAGGTCTGTAGCGACAGGTCGCGAATGTTCACCAGATTGCGATCCACCTCCCGTGCCACCTGGGCCTGTTCTTCCGAGGCGCTGGCGATCACCAGATTGCGCTCGTTGATCATGGCGATGGCCTCGGTGATCTGCTCCAGGGCGCTGCCGGCAGCCTTGGCGACCTCAAGGGTCGAATGGGCGCGCTGATTGCTGTGCTGCATGGCGGCGACGGTTTTCTCGGTGCCGCTCTGGATGCCGCCGATCATGCCTTCGATTTCCTGGGTCGACTGCTGGGTGCGGTGGGCGAGGGCGCGTACTTCATCGGCGACCACCGCAAAACCGCGACCGGCTTCCCCTGCGCGGGCCGCTTCGATGGCGGCGTTGAGGGCCAGCAGGTTGGTCTGTTCGGCAATCGAACGGATCACGTCGAGCACCTTGCTGATCTCGCGGATCTGCTCGGCCAGGCGTTCTACCTCGCCCGAGGTGTCGGTCACGTCGCGGGCCAGCTGGCTGATCGAGTCGACGGTTTCACGCACCTGCTCGCGGCCGCGTAGCGCGGTGGTGTTGGACTCCTTCGAGGCTTCCGAGGTGCTCACCGCATTGCGCGCCACTTCCTCCACGGCGGCAGTCATCTCATTGACCGCCGTGGCGGCCTGGTCGATTTCGGTGCTCTGCTGGTGCAGGCCGCGGGTGGAGTCCTCGGTCACCGCGTGCAGTTCCTCGGAAGCCGAGGCCAGCTGGTTGGAGGAGTCGGCGATGCTCTGGATCGCGCCGTGCAGGTTCTTCTGCATGGCCTGCAGAGCGCCCATCAGGCGCGCCGGCTCGTCGCTGCCGTTGACCTGGATGCGCTGGGTCAGGTCGCCAGCGGCGATAACGTCGGCGACATTGAGGGCTTCGCTCAGTGGCCGCACGATGCTGCGAGTGAGTATCAGAGCCAGAATGATGGTGACCACCAGGCTGATAGTCAGAGTGGCGATGACCATCGCTACTGCGCTGTTGAAAGTATTCTGGCTGGTGTCGGTCGATTGCTTCGCGCCGGCGTTGTTGAAGTTGGCGAGTTGGGTGATGGCCTTTGCCAGATCGTCGGCGAGGTCCACTAATGGGCCGTTGACAAAGCTCACGGCGTCGCCCGGGCGGTCATTGCGCACGGCATTCACCACCTGTTGTTGCACGTTGGCATAGCTCTCGTAGGCGCTGCGCAACTGATCGTACAGTTTTCGTTCGTCAGGGCCGCTGATCAGCGGCACGTAGGCGTCGAACTGGCTGGGTATGGCTTTGGCGAGGCCGTCGAGGAGAGTGAGCGTGCTCTGCCGGTCGCCTTCATCGCTCAGTATTACCACGCGTAGCGTGAGGGCGCGCAGACGGCCGATTCCGTTGCTGATTTCCTGGGCGGCCATAAGCGAGGGCAGCCAGTTATCGCGCAGCTCGTCTGCGGCATCGTCCATGCGATTCATCTGCGACAGCGAGAAAACCCCGAGCCCCAGCACGATTGCTGCGAGCAGTGCGAACGCCAGACTGGCACGCTTGCCAATGTCCAAACCTCTCAACCACATGACCCGATTCCTTCCGTTTGCACGCAGATGTTTGCGCGATCAGTCTGGATATCGGCCGCTTCGCTTGTGGCTTGAATGGCTCTGGTGGGGTTGCTGGAGTGTGGTGATACTTTTTCATGGGCAATAAAAAACCGGCCCTGGGGCCGGTTTTTCATGAAGCGGTACGCTTAGGCAGCTGCAGCTTGGCTCAGTGCTTTGACGTGACCGTTCAGGCGGCTCTTGTGACGAGCGGCCTTGTTCTTGTGGATGATACCCTTGTCGGCCATACGGTCGATAACAGGCACAGCCAGGGTGTAAGCAGCTTGTGCTTTCTCGTGGTCTTTGGCATCGATAGCCTTGACTACGTTCTTGATGTAGGTACGAACCATGGAGCGCAGGCTGGCGTTATGGCTACGACGCTTCTCAGCCTGTTTTGCGCGTTTTTTGGCAGAAGGTGTATTGGCCACCGTCAAGCTCCTCGAAAACTAGGGGGTTACTGACAAATAAGGCCGCGAATCATGCAGGCGAGCGCGGCACTTGTCAAGGTCGATACTGCGTCAGTCGTCGTCGGGCATGCGACGCGAAGGATGCTTTATCGCGCCGGCGATTCTACACTCCCGGCCGCACTGGCGCCGTCGCACCTTCGCGGGCTGGTGCGGTCTGTTGCTGGCGCGTGACGCGCGCGCCGAAATCGATCCCGTAATCGCCGATTGAGCATCCCTGCCGAATGAATCTTCTCAAGTCGCTGGCCGCGGTCAGTTCCATCACCATGTTGTCGCGGGTTCTGGGTTTCGTGCGTGACACCATCATGGCCCGGATCTTCGGTGCGGGGATCGCCTCGGATGCCTTCGTGGTGGCCTTCAAGCTGCCCAACCTGCTGCGCCGCATCTTCGCCGAGGGAGCGTTCTCACAGGCCTTCGTACCGATCCTGGCGGAATACAAGACGCAGAGGGGCGAGGAGGCGACGCGTACCTTCGTTGCCTACGTGGCTGGTCAACTGACGCTGATCCTCGCCCTGGTGACCCTGC is a genomic window containing:
- a CDS encoding methyl-accepting chemotaxis protein, which codes for MVIATLTISLVVTIILALILTRSIVRPLSEALNVADVIAAGDLTQRIQVNGSDEPARLMGALQAMQKNLHGAIQSIADSSNQLASASEELHAVTEDSTRGLHQQSTEIDQAATAVNEMTAAVEEVARNAVSTSEASKESNTTALRGREQVRETVDSISQLARDVTDTSGEVERLAEQIREISKVLDVIRSIAEQTNLLALNAAIEAARAGEAGRGFAVVADEVRALAHRTQQSTQEIEGMIGGIQSGTEKTVAAMQHSNQRAHSTLEVAKAAGSALEQITEAIAMINERNLVIASASEEQAQVAREVDRNLVNIRDLSLQTSAGANQTSASSQELSRLAVDLNALVTRFKI
- the rpsT gene encoding 30S ribosomal protein S20, giving the protein MANTPSAKKRAKQAEKRRSHNASLRSMVRTYIKNVVKAIDAKDHEKAQAAYTLAVPVIDRMADKGIIHKNKAARHKSRLNGHVKALSQAAAA